A genome region from bacterium includes the following:
- a CDS encoding phage tail protein has translation MFAQLGNIQFNLITYFNGIEETQKHNFVEHQTIESKPKLQFMGDELDTLTIKLNFHSSFCVPETEIKKIKDAARLHEEMPFILGNGKYLGKYVIEEITSTTQQTDKTGNLISIEAEIKLREWFTEYLKVKKKSKKQTAKKKDDKKSSQKTLSQSKTPKQIVRQE, from the coding sequence ATGTTTGCACAGCTGGGAAATATTCAATTTAACCTGATAACTTACTTTAACGGAATTGAAGAAACGCAAAAGCACAATTTCGTTGAGCATCAGACTATCGAATCTAAACCGAAGCTTCAATTTATGGGCGATGAACTTGATACCCTGACAATAAAACTAAATTTTCACTCTTCATTTTGTGTTCCTGAAACGGAAATTAAAAAAATTAAGGATGCTGCAAGATTACATGAAGAAATGCCGTTTATTCTTGGCAACGGTAAATATCTGGGCAAATACGTCATCGAGGAAATAACTTCAACCACTCAACAGACGGATAAAACAGGAAATTTAATCTCGATAGAAGCTGAAATCAAACTTAGAGAATGGTTTACAGAATATTTAAAAGTTAAAAAGAAATCCAAAAAACAAACAGCAAAGAAAAAAGATGACAAAAAATCTTCTCAAAAAACTTTGTCCCAAAGTAAAACACCCAAGCAAATAGTAAGGCAGGAATAA
- a CDS encoding phage tail tape measure protein has product MLDNMMKVSLTLIAFDKMSRVIKDAVSESNQEFDKLQKKIHQTSETMENLGKTMMGVGAGMTVGGLGLANSLGLTEAIPQALEMEHRLRELGNVGQLTEQQLLGMDKRLGTISKYTNQFRPDIIEGLSVLVASGVDPTKALDYMNVIGKTATAEQAAIIDISKTAFSVTDNLKVPVSELSKTMDILAQSGKEGRFELKDMAGEFPGLTASASMLGMKGVPAVAQLGAALQIAMKGAKDAPEAANNLQNFMQKVTAPQTIENFSKKFGIDLKSELLKAIAEGKDPILEVLNIIQRATGGDVFKVSQIFQDMQVLNFIKPMMKNLKEYERIKKSALSANGIVDSDYQNMMKTTLEQWGKLKINMMELVLPNLADPLKNVNSLLEKINQNPILQKGIFAAIIGLTGGGLLLTALGGVVFIIGNLVKTYGTLLKVARDLTPVIKQNYIKLLEFMGLNTTAHNFKIIESLKKAGNPLGIDLSKFSFKPSILADLKRITGGFRLLSLTILTSPIFWIGAAFAAVAFLIYKYWKPITGFFRGVFKGLKEGLLPLQPVFISLAKAFTPILAPLKAVYNWFKNLIKPVEDTGGAAEKMGVKFGKVLAQIILKITDLIKKMFQLGAKVADFLSFGLLSKTGQTQKAIGKHAQIIRDHLPHSPAKMGPLKDLHKIKLIETIAATLKPAPLISAMNKALSFKSNPISMGNSRQGNSGGAVSIHYNPIVSINGASPQDKEDFLQMLKQHKDEVLKIVKAEKQRNMRLAY; this is encoded by the coding sequence ATGTTAGACAATATGATGAAAGTATCTTTAACCCTTATCGCTTTTGACAAGATGTCAAGGGTTATTAAAGATGCTGTCAGCGAGTCTAATCAAGAATTTGACAAACTTCAGAAAAAAATTCATCAAACCTCAGAAACGATGGAAAACCTCGGAAAAACAATGATGGGAGTCGGAGCAGGAATGACTGTCGGAGGTCTCGGACTTGCTAATTCTCTGGGATTAACGGAAGCAATTCCTCAAGCCCTTGAAATGGAGCATAGATTAAGAGAACTCGGAAATGTCGGGCAATTAACAGAACAACAGCTTTTGGGAATGGATAAACGCCTTGGGACAATTTCAAAATACACAAACCAATTCAGACCTGACATTATCGAAGGATTAAGCGTACTTGTAGCTTCTGGAGTCGATCCGACAAAAGCTCTTGATTATATGAATGTCATAGGAAAAACCGCAACGGCAGAGCAAGCGGCAATAATAGATATTTCAAAAACTGCATTTTCTGTAACAGACAATTTAAAAGTTCCAGTATCAGAACTCTCTAAAACAATGGATATTCTTGCACAATCAGGAAAAGAAGGCAGATTTGAATTAAAGGATATGGCTGGTGAGTTTCCGGGACTGACTGCAAGTGCTTCTATGCTCGGGATGAAAGGTGTTCCTGCTGTTGCTCAACTAGGTGCTGCTCTTCAAATTGCAATGAAAGGAGCAAAAGACGCTCCAGAAGCTGCAAATAATTTGCAAAACTTTATGCAGAAAGTCACTGCACCTCAAACCATAGAAAACTTTAGTAAAAAGTTCGGCATAGATTTAAAGTCAGAACTTTTAAAAGCTATAGCAGAAGGCAAAGACCCGATACTTGAAGTCCTTAATATTATCCAAAGAGCAACAGGCGGAGATGTGTTTAAGGTTTCCCAGATATTTCAAGATATGCAGGTTTTAAATTTCATAAAACCAATGATGAAAAATCTTAAAGAATACGAACGAATAAAAAAATCTGCACTTTCTGCAAACGGTATAGTCGACAGTGATTATCAAAACATGATGAAGACAACTCTGGAGCAATGGGGCAAGTTAAAAATCAACATGATGGAATTGGTTCTGCCAAATCTTGCAGACCCCTTAAAAAACGTCAACAGCCTCCTTGAAAAAATTAATCAAAACCCGATTCTTCAAAAAGGAATATTCGCAGCAATTATTGGACTCACAGGAGGAGGACTTTTGCTGACAGCATTGGGAGGAGTTGTTTTTATCATCGGCAATCTTGTTAAAACTTACGGCACCCTGCTTAAAGTCGCAAGAGATTTAACTCCTGTAATAAAACAAAATTACATAAAATTATTAGAATTTATGGGGTTAAACACAACTGCTCATAATTTCAAAATCATAGAAAGCCTGAAAAAAGCCGGCAATCCACTCGGCATAGATTTATCAAAATTTTCATTTAAACCAAGTATTCTTGCTGATCTTAAAAGAATAACAGGCGGGTTTCGTTTACTTTCCCTCACTATCCTTACCTCTCCTATTTTCTGGATTGGAGCGGCATTTGCAGCAGTCGCTTTCCTTATTTACAAATACTGGAAACCTATTACAGGATTTTTCAGAGGTGTATTTAAAGGATTAAAAGAAGGACTCTTGCCGCTCCAACCAGTTTTTATTTCCCTTGCCAAAGCCTTTACACCAATACTTGCACCGTTAAAAGCTGTTTATAACTGGTTTAAAAATTTGATTAAACCTGTTGAAGATACAGGAGGTGCGGCAGAAAAAATGGGAGTTAAATTCGGTAAAGTTCTGGCACAAATTATTCTTAAAATAACTGATTTAATAAAAAAAATGTTTCAACTCGGAGCAAAAGTCGCTGACTTTCTATCCTTCGGATTATTGTCAAAAACAGGTCAAACCCAAAAAGCAATAGGCAAACACGCACAAATTATACGAGATCATCTCCCGCACTCGCCGGCAAAAATGGGACCTCTTAAAGATTTGCATAAAATAAAACTCATAGAAACAATCGCCGCAACTTTAAAACCTGCTCCTCTAATATCTGCAATGAATAAAGCACTTTCTTTCAAATCCAATCCGATATCAATGGGGAATTCAAGACAGGGAAACTCAGGCGGAGCAGTTTCAATTCACTATAATCCGATTGTTTCAATTAACGGAGCATCACCGCAGGATAAAGAAGACTTCCTTCAGATGTTGAAACAACATAAAGACGAAGTTTTAAAAATTGTAAAAGCCGAAAAACAAAGAAATATGAGGTTAGCATACTGA
- a CDS encoding phage major tail tube protein — protein sequence MSKIKINRLTNANIYMDGNNLLGRAEEIQLPQIKHKMAEHKALGMVGSAEFFAGIDKLECKIKWNALYTEVLKKAANPFKAVQVQARASLETYNSMGKLAEVPAVAYLMGTFKEFPLGNFKPQDNAEYETTMSVNYAKLIVGGEEIFEIDVLENIYKVEGVDILETYRNNIGA from the coding sequence ATGTCAAAAATCAAAATTAACCGATTAACAAACGCAAACATCTACATGGATGGCAATAATTTACTTGGCAGGGCAGAAGAAATCCAGCTTCCGCAAATAAAACACAAAATGGCGGAGCATAAAGCACTCGGTATGGTTGGCTCGGCTGAATTTTTTGCAGGCATAGACAAGCTGGAATGCAAAATCAAATGGAACGCTCTTTATACAGAAGTCCTGAAAAAAGCGGCAAATCCTTTTAAAGCAGTTCAGGTTCAAGCAAGGGCAAGTTTAGAAACTTACAACAGTATGGGCAAATTAGCAGAAGTTCCTGCAGTAGCATATTTAATGGGTACTTTTAAAGAATTTCCTCTGGGAAACTTTAAGCCGCAGGATAATGCCGAATACGAAACAACTATGAGTGTTAATTACGCAAAATTAATAGTAGGAGGTGAAGAAATATTTGAAATTGATGTTCTGGAGAACATCTACAAAGTAGAAGGGGTCGATATTCTTGAAACTTACAGAAATAACATCGGTGCTTAA
- a CDS encoding tail protein X, with the protein MPQEFYEYITKDGDRWDLIAYDFYSDATLYEGIITENPEIPITPILPSGLKLKIPVIDDNNQIQFELPPWRN; encoded by the coding sequence ATGCCTCAAGAGTTTTACGAATACATCACAAAAGACGGCGACCGCTGGGATTTGATCGCTTATGACTTTTACTCAGATGCAACCCTTTATGAAGGAATAATCACTGAAAATCCCGAAATACCAATCACACCAATCTTACCGTCAGGATTAAAGTTAAAAATCCCTGTAATAGATGACAATAATCAGATTCAGTTCGAATTACCGCCTTGGAGAAATTAA